Proteins encoded in a region of the Fusarium keratoplasticum isolate Fu6.1 chromosome 13, whole genome shotgun sequence genome:
- a CDS encoding MFS domain-containing protein, giving the protein MSDDKEAYPAHVQNATEDDLPAVLETSSPAARFEHRQHSLTKIQAIKENKWSLVWCMYMFFLCITWGYDGLAGAIVISIAQFRRDYGTPYNGDWVIDANWQLGFQAATSFGLIFGAFASGLAINRYGRQPVILVAFLLSIAGAFLQYFAKDLAMFFGGKILTGIPMGAFTTAAPPYASEMAPLVIRGSVSAGMNFSIVLGQLLGYAVMRESTSTYTDDRTYKVMFATQWGFAGVALIFLPFFPESPYWLVAHGREDKARHNLAKLHDSSYDLDGHLAEIHDSLGRLNQDNEAQGSFAECFNRDNWKRTLVAAGMFFIQNASGPAWVVGYMSYYFQLAGMAADVSFDTTVGLAGVMVVGNIVGWFFVDYFGRRGTALYGSIILTVTLFLIAILSLIKASGAIWAQVVFMAVWSFCYQATLGAVAWPITAEAATTRLRAPTQAIATMMNGLSGCIWSFSLPYAINPDEGNLGGKIAFIFGGTLAACCVFIFFMVPETKNRTYIEIDELWSRNIPARKFKTTSLITVTNDKAEEAGNTEVEHVH; this is encoded by the exons ATGTCGGACGACAAGGAAGCATACCCTGCGCATGTTCAAAATGCGACAGAAGACGACCTTCCCGCTGTCCTTGAGACATCATCACCGGCCGCTCGTTTTGAGCACCGCCAGCACAGCTTGACAAagatccaggccatcaaaGAGAACAAATGGTCGTTGGTTTGGT GCATGTACATGTTCTTCCTTTGCATCACATGGGGCTATGACGGCTTGGCCGGTGCCATTGTCATCTCTATTGCCCAGTTTCGGAGGGATTACGGAACGCCATACAACGGAGATTGGGTCATTGATGCCAACTGGCAACTTGGATTCCAAGCAGCTACATCATTCG GCTTGATCTTTGGCGCCTTTGCCTCGGGTCTCGCCATCAATCGCTATGGTCGTCAACCTGTGATCCTGGTAGCATTTCTCTTGTCTATTGCCGGTGCATTTCTACAGTACTTTGCCAAGGACCTTGCCATGTTCTTTGGTGGGAAAATTCTGACTGGTATC CCGATGGGTGCCTTCACAACCGCTGCGCCTCCTTATGCCTCCGAAATGGCTCCTCTCGTCATTCGCGGTTCCGTCTCTGCCGGAATGAACTTCTCCATCGTCCTCGGACAGTTGCTCGGCTATGCCGTTATGCGCGAATCGACCAGCACCTACACCGACGACCGAACTTACAAGGTCATGTTCGCGACGCAATGGGGCTTTGCAGGCGTCGCCCTCATTTTCCTGCCCTTCTTTCCCGAGTCCCCATACTGGCTGGTTGCCCATGGACGCGAGGACAAGGCGCGACATAATCTGGCCAAGCTGCACGACTCCTCGTACGACTTGGATGGGCACTTGGCCGAGATCCACGACTCCCTAGGACGACTGAACCAGGACAACGAAGCCCAGGGCTCTTTTGCCGAATGCTTCAACAGAGACAACTGGAAGCGAACTCTAGTAGCGGCTGGCATGTTCTTCATCCAGAATGCCTCAGGCCCTGCGTGGGTTGTTGGTTACATGAGCT ATTACTTTCAGTTGGCAGGTATGGCTGCGGATGTGTCTTTCGATACCACGGTTGGCCTCGCTGGCGTGATGGTTGTCGGCAATATTGTTGGTTGGTTCTTTGTCGACTATTTCGGACGTCGAGGAACAGCACTCTACGGCTCCATCATCCTGACGGTGACGCTGTTCCTTATCGCAATCCTGTCTCTGATCAAGGCCTCGGGTGCAATCTGGGCCCAGGTGGTATTCATGGCCGTCTGGTCGTTCT GCTACCAGGCAACTCTCGGTGCCGTTGCTTGGCCCATCACGGCTGAGGCGGCCACAACCAGGCTCCGTGCTCCCACGCAAGCCATCGCCACCATGATGAATGGCTTGAGCGGTTGCATCTGGTCCTTCAGTCTACCTTACGCCATCAACCCGGACGAGGGCAATCTCGGAGGTAAGATTGCCTTCATCTTTGGTGGAACGCTTGCAGCGTGTtgcgtcttcatcttcttcatggttcccgagaccaagaaccGAACCTACATTGAAATCGATGAGCTCTGGAGCCGGAACATCCCTGCAAGGAAGTTCAAGACGACCAGCCTAATTACGGTGACCAATGACAAGGCGGAAGAAGCCGGGAATACCGAGGTTGAGCACGTTCACTAA
- a CDS encoding Zn(2)-C6 fungal-type domain-containing protein, producing MPRKEAIERRAAGKTRKIARRACDVCRSRRIQCLFPANSSAACLRCLRHDVPCTFLTSRKPRGPPSRHIAEAKQRAALSLSPLSHPDQQPLPLPLPLPIGPIGIAHFLPEPVFLTVIDDFLSRVYPLVPFIHLPRFKAQLASRDLETDPAFFRLCVALCAITVASLPRNLSSYGIVGYHNAAQVVERASHLITCSYMATLPSWQDKPSFERLRVTILTAVAFLYAGRNHAGYVWLNEAVPCCRDLELYKRDAYRGLDIVDIELRKRVFWLLFIAQVHSRVNDLIPPYGLHFCPRQTDWEFLLPKELSDEQLCGESAHSAGGTPLISGYVALVKLYLSVLDHLDEFFPSTSAPHILSHGGVAARVLPRVESYSNQIEILSAFPMLDSLLQVIQRLNTVVDQLPEPLSLPLGGGEARHSDDHPTAVFQQNHPFHSMSANLYMTAIYLQSVMLEVCLDRWQNRSRELAREGEGYYVPIDEAVSAHLWSIKASIGEMLVGVLTCLSGADLESNGQSMIVKLRQVASTFLYPDGNPKDPNFNFINSFVGRQCLDKALSVLIEIDYLVVKN from the exons ATGCCCAGAAAGGAGGCGATAGAACGTCGAGCAGCGGGCAAGACCCGCAAGATTGCACGACGGGCCTGTGATGTGTGCCGCAGTCGGCGAATACAG TGCTTGTTCCCTGCCAATTCTTCAGCTGCTTGTCTTCGATGCCTTCGACACGATGTGCCCTGTACCTTTTTGACAAGCCGTAAGCCTCGAGGACCTCCGAGCCG GCATATTGCAGAAGCAAAACAGCGCGCCGCTCTCTCTTTGTCACCATTGTCGCATCCTGACCAACAACCGTTGCCACTACCACTACCACTACCAATTGGACCGATTGGTATAGCTCATTTTCTCCCTGAGCCCGTATTTCTTACTGTCATCGATGACTTTCTTTCCCGGGTCTACCCTCTCGTCCCTTTCATACACCTACCACGGTTCAAGGCTCAGCTCGCAAGTCGCGACTTGGAAACTGACCCGGCCTTTTTTCGCCTCTGTGTGGCTCTTTGTGCCATCACCGTTGCCTCACTGCCTCGAAACCTCTCTAGTTATGGCATTGTGGGCTATCACAATGCGGCGCAGGTCGTCGAGAGGgcctctcatctcatcaccTGTAGTTACATGGCAACACTGCCGTCATGGCAAGATAAGCCTTCCTTTGAAAGGCTTAGGGTCACAATTCTAACAGCGGTCGCCTTTCTCTACGCCGGAAGAAACCACGCAGGCTATGTATGGCTCAATGAAGCGGTCCCGTGCTGCCGCGACCTGGAGCTATACAAGCGTGATGCATACAGAGGGTTGGACATTGTCGACATTGAGCTGCGCAAGCGTGTCTTCTGGCTGCTCTTTATTGCTCAGGT GCATAGCCGAGTCAACGACTTGATTCCCCCATATGGTCTTCATTTTTGTCCACGGCAGACAGATTGGGAGTTTCTGCTGCCCAAAGAGCTTAGCGATGAGCAGCTCTGCGGCGAGAGTGCTCACTCTGCTGGGGGCACACCTCTGATCTCTGGGTATGTCGCACTTGTGAAGCTCTACCTTTCTGTCTTGGATCACTTGGATGAGTTCTTCCCAAGCACCTCAGCACCTCATATTCTCTCACATGGTGGGGTCGCCGCTCGCGTTTTACCCAGGGTTGAATCATACTCGAATCAAATAGAGATCCTATCAGCGTTTCCAATGCTTGATTCGCTTCTCCAAGTCATTCAGAGGCTCAACACTGTCGTGGATCAACTCCCTGAGCCCCTCAGCCTACCACTAGGTGGTGGAGAAGCACGACACTCAGATGACCACCCAACAGCGGTCTTCCAACAAAATCATCCATTCCATTCCATGTCGGCAAATCTCTACATGACTGCAATCTATCTGCAGTCCGTGATGCTAGAAGTCTGCTTGGATAGATGGCAAAATCGATCTCGGGAACTGGCAAGAGAGGGTGAGGGTTATTATGTACCAATTGATGAAGCAGTCAGCGCACATCTATGGTCCATCAAGGCATCAATAGGAGAAATGTTGGTAGGTGTCCTGACATGCCTCTCTGGTGCTGATTTGGAGTCAAATGGCCAATCTATG ATTGTTAAGCTACGACAGGTGGCATCGACGTTCCTGTACCCTGATGGCAACCCTAAAGACCCCAACTTTAACTTTATCAACAGCTTCGTCGGTCGCCAATGTCTCGACAAAGCACTTAGTGTCTTGATTGAGATAGATTATTTAGTGGTCAAGAACTGA